A region from the Brassica napus cultivar Da-Ae chromosome C8, Da-Ae, whole genome shotgun sequence genome encodes:
- the LOC106433173 gene encoding BEL1-like homeodomain protein 10 isoform X1 — MAVYYPSNVNCYQQEPIYLNHHHQQQQQQPSSSSSAAASFVGGEENVRNEMVFIPPTGLQNLNGDVPVSSSELTFRDGQGLSLSLLGTQISLPSFHYQQYQSGFTTNPPISVQETPPFSKEMLLLGQSDPSSGYAEVYNNYNMSSVLRSRYLKPAQVLLDEVVSVEKELNQMRKKKKGEAFNNSANETEGGGGFGGEISIELSTIERQELQSKKDKLLTMVDEVDKRYNQYYHQMEALASSFEVVAGFGSAKPYTSVALNRISCHFRSFRDAIKEHIQVIREKLGEKGGELSLDEQQGGERIPRLRYLDQRLRQQRTLHQQIGMVRPSWRPQRGLPESSVSALRAWLFEHFLHPFVFPSLTSHILYVFVLQNILREFMFVICRYPKESEKMMLAKQTRLSKNQVANWFINARVRLWKPMIEEMYKEEFGDDASELLTSKSPSSTNQEDSSSQQQEPENTTNVAFSSEPKPDCTSANEDDPQLHQMNRSADYDSLVNYHGFGVDDYRYIDGNNQQESRFSNGHHLHDFVV; from the exons ATGGCGGTTTATTACCCAAGTAATGTCAATTGTTACCAGCAAGAACCAATCTATCTCAACCATCatcaccaacaacaacaacaacaaccttcgtcctcctcctccgccgccgccTCTTTCGTCGGCGGCGAAGAGAATGTTCGAAACGAGATGGTTTTCATTCCACCAACGGGTCTTCAAAATCTCAACGGAGACGTTCCCGTTTCGAGCAGCGAGTTAACCTTCCGCGACGGCCAGGGACTATCTTTAAGTCTCCTCGGCACTCAAATCTCTCTTCCTTCGTTTCACTATCAGCAATACCAATCGGGTTTCACCACAAATCCTCCAATCTCGGTTCAGGAAACGCCGCCGTTTAGCAAAGAGATGTTGCTGTTGGGTCAATCTGATCCTTCCTCCGGTTATGCTGAAGTCTACAACAATTACAATATGAGCAGCGTTTTGCGTTCTCGGTATCTTAAACCGGCTCAGGTTTTGCTCGATGAAGTGGTTAGTGTCGAGAAAGAGCTAAAccagatgaggaagaagaagaaaggtgaagCCTTTAACAATAGTGCAAATGAGACAGAAGGTGGAGGAGGCTTTGGTGGTGAGATATCAATAGAGTTATCTACAATTGAACGACAAGAGCTTCAAAGCAAGAAGGACAAGCTTTTAACAATGGTTGATGAG GTAGATAAAAGATATAACCAATATTACCATCAAATGGAAGCATTAGCTTCATCATTTGAGGTAGTAGCTGGATTTGGATCAGCTAAGCCTTACACATCAGTGGCTCTCAACAGAATCTCTTGCCATTTTCGCTCTTTTCGCGACGCGATTAAGGAACATATTCAGGTTATCAGAGAGAAGCTTGGGGAGAAAGGAGGAGAGTTGTCATTGGATGAGCAACAAGGAGGAGAGAGGATACCGAGATTGAGGTATTTAGATCAAAGGTTGAGACAGCAGAGAACTTTGCATCAACAGATTGGAATGGTTAGACCTTCTTGGAGACCTCAAAGAGGTCTCCCTGAAAGCTCTGTCTCTGCGCTTCGCGCTTGGCTCTTTGAACATTTCCTTCATCCGTTTGTGTTTCCTTCTCTCACAAGTCACATCCTTTATGTTTTCgtattacaaaacattttaagagagtttatgtttgttatatgtaGATACCCGAAAGAATCTGAGAAAATGATGCTTGCAAAGCAGACAAGACTGTCCAAAAACCAG GTTGCTAATTGGTTCATAAACGCGAGAGTTCGTCTATGGAAACCAATGATAGAAGAGATGTATAAAGAAGAGTTTGGTGATGATGCCTCTGAGTTACTAACTTCCAAGTCTCCCAGCAGCACCAACCAAGAAGACTCCTCCTCGCAGCAGCAGGAGCCGGAGAACACAACAAACGTTGCCTTCTCATCAGAACCTAAACCAGACTGTACTTCAGCCAATGAAGATGACCCACAACTACATCAGATGAACCGGTCAGCTGATTATGATAGTCTAGTGAACTATCACGGGTTTGGTGTTGATGATTACCGTTACATAGACGGAAACAACCAGCAGGAGAGCAGATTCTCCAATGGCCATCACTTGCACGACTTTGTCGTTTGA
- the LOC106433173 gene encoding BEL1-like homeodomain protein 10 isoform X3, producing MAVYYPSNVNCYQQEPIYLNHHHQQQQQQPSSSSSAAASFVGGEENVRNEMVFIPPTGLQNLNGDVPVSSSELTFRDGQGLSLSLLGTQISLPSFHYQQYQSGFTTNPPISVQETPPFSKEMLLLGQSDPSSGYAEVYNNYNMSSVLRSRYLKPAQVLLDEVVSVEKELNQMRKKKKGEAFNNSANETEGGGGFGGEISIELSTIERQELQSKKDKLLTMVDEVDKRYNQYYHQMEALASSFEVVAGFGSAKPYTSVALNRISCHFRSFRDAIKEHIQVIREKLGEKGGELSLDEQQGGERIPRLRYPKESEKMMLAKQTRLSKNQVANWFINARVRLWKPMIEEMYKEEFGDDASELLTSKSPSSTNQEDSSSQQQEPENTTNVAFSSEPKPDCTSANEDDPQLHQMNRSADYDSLVNYHGFGVDDYRYIDGNNQQESRFSNGHHLHDFVV from the exons ATGGCGGTTTATTACCCAAGTAATGTCAATTGTTACCAGCAAGAACCAATCTATCTCAACCATCatcaccaacaacaacaacaacaaccttcgtcctcctcctccgccgccgccTCTTTCGTCGGCGGCGAAGAGAATGTTCGAAACGAGATGGTTTTCATTCCACCAACGGGTCTTCAAAATCTCAACGGAGACGTTCCCGTTTCGAGCAGCGAGTTAACCTTCCGCGACGGCCAGGGACTATCTTTAAGTCTCCTCGGCACTCAAATCTCTCTTCCTTCGTTTCACTATCAGCAATACCAATCGGGTTTCACCACAAATCCTCCAATCTCGGTTCAGGAAACGCCGCCGTTTAGCAAAGAGATGTTGCTGTTGGGTCAATCTGATCCTTCCTCCGGTTATGCTGAAGTCTACAACAATTACAATATGAGCAGCGTTTTGCGTTCTCGGTATCTTAAACCGGCTCAGGTTTTGCTCGATGAAGTGGTTAGTGTCGAGAAAGAGCTAAAccagatgaggaagaagaagaaaggtgaagCCTTTAACAATAGTGCAAATGAGACAGAAGGTGGAGGAGGCTTTGGTGGTGAGATATCAATAGAGTTATCTACAATTGAACGACAAGAGCTTCAAAGCAAGAAGGACAAGCTTTTAACAATGGTTGATGAG GTAGATAAAAGATATAACCAATATTACCATCAAATGGAAGCATTAGCTTCATCATTTGAGGTAGTAGCTGGATTTGGATCAGCTAAGCCTTACACATCAGTGGCTCTCAACAGAATCTCTTGCCATTTTCGCTCTTTTCGCGACGCGATTAAGGAACATATTCAGGTTATCAGAGAGAAGCTTGGGGAGAAAGGAGGAGAGTTGTCATTGGATGAGCAACAAGGAGGAGAGAGGATACCGAGATTGAG ATACCCGAAAGAATCTGAGAAAATGATGCTTGCAAAGCAGACAAGACTGTCCAAAAACCAG GTTGCTAATTGGTTCATAAACGCGAGAGTTCGTCTATGGAAACCAATGATAGAAGAGATGTATAAAGAAGAGTTTGGTGATGATGCCTCTGAGTTACTAACTTCCAAGTCTCCCAGCAGCACCAACCAAGAAGACTCCTCCTCGCAGCAGCAGGAGCCGGAGAACACAACAAACGTTGCCTTCTCATCAGAACCTAAACCAGACTGTACTTCAGCCAATGAAGATGACCCACAACTACATCAGATGAACCGGTCAGCTGATTATGATAGTCTAGTGAACTATCACGGGTTTGGTGTTGATGATTACCGTTACATAGACGGAAACAACCAGCAGGAGAGCAGATTCTCCAATGGCCATCACTTGCACGACTTTGTCGTTTGA
- the LOC111205419 gene encoding uncharacterized protein LOC111205419 — protein sequence MEEELRDMKAHKDYYNMLHAVSDAQQGIPQLCPCGELTKEVVDEEDTYDYLPGKRYFICCEFENDGMHFRQPWVMGMQQEVERLKKVFNKQEKLLRDCQALKEQVKMLHLRLNELESSHSEVKYKPM from the exons ATGGAGGAAGAATTAAGAGATATGAAAGCACACAAAGATTACTACAACATGCTTCATGCCGTTTCAGATGCGCAACAAGGTATTCCTCAACTATGCCCCTGTGGAGAACTCACGAAGGAAGTCGTTGATGAAGAGGACACATATGACTACCTCCCTGGGAAAAGATACTTCATCTGCTGTGAGTTCGAG AATGACGGGATGCATTTCAGGCAACCATGGGTTATGGGTATGCAACAAGAGGTTGAGAGGCTCAAAAAAGTATTCAACAAGCAGGAGAAGCTTCTGAGAGACTGCCAGGCGCTTAAG GAGCAGGTGAAGATGCTGCATTTGCGTCTGAATGAACTTGAGAGCAGCCATTCGGAG GTGAAGTACAAGCCCATGTGA
- the LOC106433173 gene encoding BEL1-like homeodomain protein 10 isoform X2 has product MAVYYPSNVNCYQQEPIYLNHHHQQQQQQPSSSSSAAASFVGGEENVRNEMVFIPPTGLQNLNGDVPVSSSELTFRDGQGLSLSLLGTQISLPSFHYQQYQSGFTTNPPISVQETPPFSKEMLLLGQSDPSSGYAEVYNNYNMSSVLRSRYLKPAQVLLDEVVSVEKELNQMRKKKKGEAFNNSANETEGGGGFGGEISIELSTIERQELQSKKDKLLTMVDEVDKRYNQYYHQMEALASSFEVVAGFGSAKPYTSVALNRISCHFRSFRDAIKEHIQVIREKLGEKGGELSLDEQQGGERIPRLRYLDQRLRQQRTLHQQIGMVRPSWRPQRGLPESSVSALRAWLFEHFLHPYPKESEKMMLAKQTRLSKNQVANWFINARVRLWKPMIEEMYKEEFGDDASELLTSKSPSSTNQEDSSSQQQEPENTTNVAFSSEPKPDCTSANEDDPQLHQMNRSADYDSLVNYHGFGVDDYRYIDGNNQQESRFSNGHHLHDFVV; this is encoded by the exons ATGGCGGTTTATTACCCAAGTAATGTCAATTGTTACCAGCAAGAACCAATCTATCTCAACCATCatcaccaacaacaacaacaacaaccttcgtcctcctcctccgccgccgccTCTTTCGTCGGCGGCGAAGAGAATGTTCGAAACGAGATGGTTTTCATTCCACCAACGGGTCTTCAAAATCTCAACGGAGACGTTCCCGTTTCGAGCAGCGAGTTAACCTTCCGCGACGGCCAGGGACTATCTTTAAGTCTCCTCGGCACTCAAATCTCTCTTCCTTCGTTTCACTATCAGCAATACCAATCGGGTTTCACCACAAATCCTCCAATCTCGGTTCAGGAAACGCCGCCGTTTAGCAAAGAGATGTTGCTGTTGGGTCAATCTGATCCTTCCTCCGGTTATGCTGAAGTCTACAACAATTACAATATGAGCAGCGTTTTGCGTTCTCGGTATCTTAAACCGGCTCAGGTTTTGCTCGATGAAGTGGTTAGTGTCGAGAAAGAGCTAAAccagatgaggaagaagaagaaaggtgaagCCTTTAACAATAGTGCAAATGAGACAGAAGGTGGAGGAGGCTTTGGTGGTGAGATATCAATAGAGTTATCTACAATTGAACGACAAGAGCTTCAAAGCAAGAAGGACAAGCTTTTAACAATGGTTGATGAG GTAGATAAAAGATATAACCAATATTACCATCAAATGGAAGCATTAGCTTCATCATTTGAGGTAGTAGCTGGATTTGGATCAGCTAAGCCTTACACATCAGTGGCTCTCAACAGAATCTCTTGCCATTTTCGCTCTTTTCGCGACGCGATTAAGGAACATATTCAGGTTATCAGAGAGAAGCTTGGGGAGAAAGGAGGAGAGTTGTCATTGGATGAGCAACAAGGAGGAGAGAGGATACCGAGATTGAGGTATTTAGATCAAAGGTTGAGACAGCAGAGAACTTTGCATCAACAGATTGGAATGGTTAGACCTTCTTGGAGACCTCAAAGAGGTCTCCCTGAAAGCTCTGTCTCTGCGCTTCGCGCTTGGCTCTTTGAACATTTCCTTCATCC ATACCCGAAAGAATCTGAGAAAATGATGCTTGCAAAGCAGACAAGACTGTCCAAAAACCAG GTTGCTAATTGGTTCATAAACGCGAGAGTTCGTCTATGGAAACCAATGATAGAAGAGATGTATAAAGAAGAGTTTGGTGATGATGCCTCTGAGTTACTAACTTCCAAGTCTCCCAGCAGCACCAACCAAGAAGACTCCTCCTCGCAGCAGCAGGAGCCGGAGAACACAACAAACGTTGCCTTCTCATCAGAACCTAAACCAGACTGTACTTCAGCCAATGAAGATGACCCACAACTACATCAGATGAACCGGTCAGCTGATTATGATAGTCTAGTGAACTATCACGGGTTTGGTGTTGATGATTACCGTTACATAGACGGAAACAACCAGCAGGAGAGCAGATTCTCCAATGGCCATCACTTGCACGACTTTGTCGTTTGA